In Nocardioides sp. JS614, the sequence CTACCTGCGCGAGGCCGGCAACCTGCTCTTCCACCTGGCCGTGGTCGTGGTGCTGGTCGGCTTCGCGCTCGGCGGGCTGTTCGGCTACAAGGGCGGCGTGATCCTGCTGGTCGGCGACGGCTACGGGTTCTCCAACAACCTGACGCAGTACGACGACTTCGACCCCGGAAGCCTGTTCCGGGACAGCGACATGGAGCCCTTCTCGTTCTCGATCGACGACTTCAGCGTCGAGTGGCTCACCTCCGGCCCACGGGCGGGGATGGCGCGCGGGTTCGAGTCGCACCTGACCTACCGCGAGTCGCCGGACGCGCCGGACCGGACCTACGACCTCAAGGTCAACCACCCGCTGAGCATCGGCAACACCGACGTCTTCCTCATCGGCCACGGCTACGCGCCGGTGCTCACGATCCGGGACGGCGACGGCGAGGAGGTCTACAGCGGTCCGACGATCTTCCTGCCGACCGACCAGAGCTTCCAGTCCATCGGGGTCGTCAAGGCGCCGGACGCCGAGCCGACGCAGATCGGGCTCGAGGGCGAGTTCTACCCGACCGTCGCGTTCTCGAAGCAGACCGGCAGCTACTTCTCGCTGTTCGGTCGCCCGCTGGACCCGCTGGTCTCGATGCTCGTCTACACCGGTGACCTCGGCATGGACGACGGCCAGCCGCAGTCGGTCTACTCCCTGGACAAGTCCAGGACGACGATGCTGACCAAGGCCAACGGCGCGCCGTACCGCATCGACCTGCGCCCCGGCGAGCAGGTGACTCTCCCCGACGGCCTCGGCACCGTCAGCTTCGACGGCCTCGAGCGCTGGAACAAGATCCAGATCAGCCAGACGCCGGGCAAGTGGATCGCCCTGATCGGCGTCGTGCTGGCGCTGCTGGGCCTGCTCGGCTCGCTGTTCATCCGTCCACGACGCGTCTGGGTTCGCGCCCGTCGTGACGGGGACGGCACACTGGTCGAGGTCGCCGCGCTCGACCGGTCCGGCGGTGGCGACGTCGCCGTCGTCGTCGCCCAGCTCGTGACCGACCTGCAACAACCCGACCGGGAGGACAACTCGTGACCGACGTGCAGTGGGAGAGCCTGAGCAACTGGGCGGTGGCCGCCAGCGGGGTCGTGTACTTCCTCGCGCTGCTGGTGCACCTCGCCGAGTGGGCGTCCTTGCGCAAGGTCCCGGTCGCGGCCGGTGCCGCGGTGACGTCCTCGGTGGACATCCCGGGTGGGATCGCCGTGGCCACCGGTCCCGGCGGCGAGGGCGACGGCCAGGACGAGGGGAAGGTGCGGCGCACCGAGTTCCTCGGCCGCCTGGGCTACCTGCTCACCGTCCTCGCGGTGGCCGTCCAGCTCGTGGCGCTCGTGGGGCGCGGCATGGCCGCCGACCCGGACCGGGTGCCGTGGGGCAACATGTACGAGTTCACCCTCACGGGGACCTTCGTGGTCGCCGCGCTGTACGTCGCGCTCTACCACAAGCTGCGGCTCGCCTGGATGGCGCCGATCGTGGTCGCTTTCGTGCTCAGCGTGCTGATGGTCGCGGTGATCTGGCTCTACGCCCCCGTCGCCCCGCTGACCGAGGCGCTCTCGTCGTACTGGCTGGTGATCCACGTGGTCTCCGCGATCATCGCCACCGGCGCGTTCACCCTCGGCGGGATCACCTCCGCGCTGTACCTCGTGAAGGCGCGCGCGCCGGAGCGAGAGTCCGGGTACGTCGCGCGGCTGCCGCGGCCCGAGGTGCTCGACCGGGTCTCCTACCGGCTGCACGCGTTCGGCTTCCCGGTGTGGACGTTCGCGGTGCTGATCACCGGCCCGATCTGGGCGCACCAGGCCTGGTCGTCGTACTGGAACTGGGACCCCAAGGAGGTCTGGGCGTTCATCACCTGGGTCGTCTACGCGGCGTACCTCCACGCGCGCACCACCGCCGGCTGGAAGGGCCGCAACGCCGCGATCCTCGCCCTGGTCGGCGTCGCCACGCTGTGGTTCAACTTCATCGGCATCAACTACTTCTCGACCACCAGCCAGCACTCCTACGCCGGCGGCGCACCCGCGCTGGTCGAGCCGGCCGCTCCCCAATCCGACGCACTCGGGTAGCCGCGGAGTCGGTCCCGGCCGGCCTTCGAGCGGACCGTGGCCGGCCCTTCGAGCGGACCGTGGCCGGCCCTTCGAGCGGACCGTGGCCGGCCTTCGAGCGGACCCGCTCGGGCCGCCGTCGCCGGTCGGCTTGCGGGCCATGGGGCGATCGCCGAGTCGGCGCAAGCCGTCCTCCCCCGCTTCGCTCCTCCGGTCCGTTTGCGCCGACTCGGCTCGGACCCGGACGAGCCGGAGTAAGCCCCAGCGGGGCTTACTCCGGCTCCTCCGGGTGCTTGCGCCGTCGGTCGAGGTCGCGCAGGAAATCGGGGTCGTCGTCGGGGCCCACCACCCGAGGCGGTGCCTGGGGGCGCCGCGGGGGCGAAGCGATGCCGCGCCGCTGGATCACCCGGACGGTGAGGTAGACGGCGACCGCGATCAGGATCACCACCAGCAGGAACTTCAGCACCCCTCCAGGGTAGGCGGTCGCTGGTCACGCCTAGGCTGAACCCGTGAAGGAGTTCTGGATCTACACCGCCCTGCGGTTCCTGCTCTTCGTGGGCTCGCTCGGGATCGTCGCGGGGGTGTGGTTCCTCCTCGCCGACTCGGTCCCGATCCTGTGGGCCGTGGTGATCGCCTTCGTGATCAGTGGCGCCGGCTCCTATTTCCTGCTCAACCGCCCCCGCGAGGCCCTGGCCCGCCGGGTCCAGACCCGCGCGGAGCGGATGACCGCGAAGATCGAGGAGATGCGGGCCAAGGAGGACGTCGACGACGAGGCCTGAGCCTCAAATCGGTGATTCGAGGCTGAGTCCCGCGGCGTGCTGCTCAGTCCTTGCGGCGGTTGAGCTGCCGCTGGATGCGGCTCTCCGGCTGGCCGAGGATCCTGGCCAGCAGCGGCACCCGGAACCGGTAGGCGAGGACGGCCACCACGACGAGCAGCAGGATGATCCAGAGCATGCCGCCAGGGTACGCCGGTGCTGGCTGGCGACCCGGCCGGCGCCCCGGCCCGATCAGCCGCCGGCCACCAGCGCGGCCGCGACCAGCACCGCCCAGAGCAGCTCGGCCAGGCCGGTCTGCTGCAGCACCGGGATCAGCCCGGGCCCGGCGGCGCCACCGAGCACGGTCCGCGCAGCGGGCCCGGCGAGCACCAGGAAGCCGAGACCGGCCAGGGCCCACCACGTGGTGGTGGCTGCCACCGCGACCACCGCGGCGGCGGCGAGCACGACCAGGAGCAGGAAGAGGCTGCGCGTGCGCCGGTCCCCGAGGACCACCGCGAGGGTCCGCTTGCCGGCGACGGCGTCGGTGGGGATGTCGCGCAGGTTGTTGGCCACCAGGATCGCGCAGGCCAGCGTGCCCACGCCGACGGCTGCGTACAGGGCTGCCCACTCCCAGGCCTCGGTCTGGACGTACGCCGTCCCCAGCACCGCGACCAGCCCGAAGAACACGAAGACCATCACCTCGCCGAGCCCGAGGTAACCGTAGGGCTTCGACCCGCCGGTGTAGAACCAGGCGGCCAGCACCGACACCAGCCCGACCGCGACGAGCCACCACGCGGTGGTCGCCGCCAGCACCAGCCCGGCGCCGGCGGCGACCCCGAACGCCAGGAACGCGGCCCGCTTCACGGCCGCGGGCCTGGCGGCGCCGGACCCGACCAGGCGCATCGGCCCGACCCGGTCCGCGTCGGTGCCGCGGATGCCGTCGGAGTAGTCGTTGGCGTAGTTGACCGCGACCTGCAGGGCGAGCGCCACGACGAGGGCGAGCAGCGCCTTCCACCACACCAGGCCGTCGGCGTACGCCGCGACACCGGTGCCCGCCAGCACCGGGGAGACGGCCGCGGGCAGGGTCCGAGGCCGCGCGCCGGCGAGCCACTGGTCGGGAGTTGCCACGACCGGAGATTCAAGCATCAATCGCACCGTCTAGCCTCAGCCAGGTGGACCGAGTGGACACGGTGGTCGAACCAGTCGCCGGGTGGCTGGCGGCCGACGACCCGGAACCGTGGGTGGTGGAGACCTCCGGCTCGACCGGTGCCCCGAAGCGGGTGGTCCTCCCGCGCGACGCCGTGCTCGCCTCGGTGCGCGCCTCCGCCCGCCGCGTGGGGGCCACGGGCCAGTGGCTCCTCGCCCTGCCGCCGGCGTACGTCGCGGGCCTCCAGGTGGTCTGCCGGTCCCTGGCCGCCGGGCACCCGCCGGTGCTGCTCGAGGACCACGGCTCCTTCGCGGCCGCGGCGGCCGCGATGGCGCCCGGCGAGCGGTTCGTCTCGCTGGTCCCGACCCAGCTGCACCGGCTGCTGGAGACCGACGCGCCCGCGCTGGCGACGTTCCACACCGTGCTCCTCGGCGGCGGTCCGATCGACCCGGCGCTGCGCCGCCGGGCAGCGGACGCCGGTGTCCACGTGATCGCGACGTACGGATCCGCGGAGACCGCCGGCGGCTGCGTCTACGACGGCGTCGCGCTCGACGGGGTCGCCGTCGCGCTCGACGCCGACGGCCGGGTCCGGATCGCGGGCCCGACGCTCTTCGCGGGGTACGCCGGCGACCCGGAGCTGACCGCCCGGGTCCTGGTCGACGGGTGGTTCCGCACCGCCGACGCCGGCCGGCTCGACGAGGACGGGCGGCTCCAGGTGCTCGGCCGGATCGACGACATGGTGGTCACCGGCGGCGTGAACGTGCCCGCCCCCGCGGTCGCCGCCCGCCTGCGCGAGCACCCCGACGTCGAGGCGGCCGAGGTGCTCGGCGTCCCCGACGAGGAGTGGGGCAACCGCGTGGTCGCGTTCGTGGTCGGCCCGGTCTCCCTCGACGTGGCGCGCGACTGGGTCGCCGCGGCCCACCCGCGGTCCTGGGCGCCGCGCCAGCTCGTCGCCCTCGACACGATCCCCCTGCTCGGCAACGGCAAGCCGGACCGGTTGGCGCTGCGGCACGCTGCCGTCGAGGAGTGGGCATGATCGTCTGGTCGGTGCCGATGCGGACCCGGTTCCGCGGCATCACGGTCCGCGAGGGGGTGCTGCTGCGGGGCCCCGCCGATGCCGAGCGGCCGGGTTGGGGGGAGTGGAGCCCGTTCCTCGAGTACGACGCGGCCGTCGCCGAGCCCTGGCTGCGCTGCGCGGAGGAGGCTGCGGCGGGCGACTGGCCGGCGCCGCTGCGCGACCGGGTGCCGGTGAACGTCACCGTGCCGGCCGTGGGACCACAGCAGGCGCACGCGATCGTGCTGGCCGGCGGCTGCCGGACGGCCAAGGTCAAGGTCGCCGAGCCCGGCCAGACCGCGGCCGACGACCAGGCGCGGCTCGAGGCGGTCCGAGACGCGCTGGGCGCAGACGGGCGGGTGCGCATCGACGTCAACGGCCTGTGGGACCTCGACACCGCGGTCGCCTCGATCCCCGTGCTCGACCGGGCGGCCGGTGGCCTCGAGTACGTCGAGCAGCCCTGCGCGAGCGTCGAGGACCTGGCCGCCGTACGCCGCCGGGTCGACGTGCCCATCGCCGCCGACGAGTCGATCCGCCGGGCCGCGGACCCCTACCGGGTGCGCGACCTGGAGGCCGCCGACGTCGCGGTGCTCAAGGTGCAGCCGCTCGGCGGGGTGCGGGCCTGCCTGCGGATCGCCGAGGACATCGGGCTGCCGGTCGTGGTGTCCTCGGCGCTGGAGACCAGCGTCGGGATCGCCGCCGGGGTCGCCTTGGCCGCCGCCCTGCCGGAGCTGCCGTACGCCTGCGGGCTCGCCACCGTGCAGCTGCTCACGGCCGATGTCGTCACCGAGTCACTCCTGCCGGTCGGCGGCGAGCTGCCGGTGCGCGCAGTGCAGGTCGACGAGTCGCTCGCGCCCGCCGACCCGGACAGGGTCGCCCACTGGGAGGCGCGGCTGGCCGAGGTGCGCGCGCTGCGACAGGATCGTCCCTCGTGACCGCCCCTGAGCCCGCCCCGGAGTCCGCCACCGCCACCGCCCGCCGGATCCTGGCGGCCCTGGTCGAGGCCGGCGTCACCGAGATCGTGGTCGCCCCCGGGTCGCGGAACGCGCCGCTGTCGTTCGCGGCGTACGACGCCGCCGCCGCGGGCCTGGTCCGGCTGCACACGCGCCTCGACGAGCGGACCGCCGGCTTCCTCGCGCTCGGCCTCACCAGGAGCGGCCGGCGGGCAGCCGTGGTCTGCACGTCCGGCACCGCGGTCGCCAACCTGCACCCGGCGGTCCTCGAGGCGGCCCACGCCGGCGTCGACCTGGTCGTCGTGTCCGCCGACCGGCCGGCCCGGCTGCGCGGCACCGGCGCGAACCAGACCACCGACCAGGTCGGCATCTTCGGCCCCCTGGTTCCCACCCAGGACGCCAGCGGCCCGGTCGAGCTGCTGACCGCGGGCCCGGTCCATCTCAACGTCCCGCTCGAGGAGCCGCTCGTCCCCGACGACCGCTGGCTCCCGGACGTGGTGCCGGGGGAGCCGGCCCACCGGGTGATCCCCGCGTCCCTGACCGTGCTGGCGCGGGGGCCGCGCACGGTCGTGGTCGCCGGTGACGACGCCGGCCCGCGGGTCCGGGTCCTGGCCGAGCAGGCCGGCTGGCCGCTGCTCGCCGAGCCGTCCAGCGGGTCGCGCACCGGGGACAACGCGATCCGCACCTACCGGCTGCTGCTGGACGGCGACCTCGGCGCGCGCGTCGAGCGGGTCGTGGTCGGCGGTCACCCCACGCTGTCCCGCCCGGTCAGCCGGCTGCTGGCCCGACCGGACGTGGAGGTGGTCGACCTCGGTGCCTGGGGGGTCTGGAGCGAGCGACCCTTCCCCGTGCACTCCCGGATCCTCGGTGGCGTCGGCGTCGACGCCCCGGTCGACGCGGCCGACGGCACGGCCGACGACACGGACTGGCTGGAGGAGTGGCGGACGGCGGACCGGGCGGTGTCCGCCCGGCTGGACGCGCTGCTCGCCGCCGAGCCCGGGCTCACGCCGCACGAGGTCGCGGGCGCGGTCGCCCGGGCCCTGCCCGCCGGCGGGCTGCTCGTCGTCGGCGCCTCGAGCCCGATCCGCGACCTGGACCTGATGGTGCCGCGCTACGACGTGGGCGCCCGGCGCAAGGTGGTCGCCAACCGCGGCCTCGCCGGCATCGACGGCACCATCTCGACCGCGGTCGGCGCCGCCCTGGGCCGGCCGCGCAGCACCCGCGCCCTGACCCTGATGGGGGACGTCACGTTCCTCCACGACGCCGGCGCGCTGGTGATCGGGCCCGGTGAGGCGGTCCCCGACCTCACGATCGTCGTGGTCAACGACGACGGCGGTTCGATCTTCGCGATGCTCGAGCAGGGGGCGGCGGAGTACGCCGACCAGTACGACCGGCTCTTCGGCACCCCGCACCGGGTCGACCTCGCCAGCCTCTGCGCCGCGACCCGCACGCCCCACTGGCGGGTCGACTCCCTGGCCGAGCTCGAGCACGCCCTCGCCTCGCCCGCGGGCGGGATCGAGGTGGTGGAGGCCGTCGTACGCCGCGACAACCGGCGCGACCTCGACGAGCGGATCCGCGCGCTGCGTCCCTGACAGTCCGGTCCGTCCGACCGCCGGTCCGCGACAATGGCGGACGTGGACACCGCCCTCTTCCTGGTCGCGCTGGCCGTCGCCGTGCTCGCCGGCGTGGTGGTCGCCGGCCGGATCGGGGTGCCCGCCCCGCTGCTGCTCGTGGTCGCGGGCGTCGCCGCGTCGTTCCTGCCGTTCCTGCCCGAGGTGCATCTCGAGCCGGACGTCGTGCTGTTCGGGCTCCTGCCGCCGCTGCTCTACTCGGCGGCGATCACGTCCTCGCTCGTGGACTTCAACGCCAACCGCCGCCCGATCCTGCTGTTGTCGGTCGGCCTCGTCGTCTTCACGACCCTCGGCGTCGGCGTTCTCGTCCACGAGCTGGTGCCCGGCCTGTCCTGGCCGGTCGCGTTCGCGCTCGGGGCGGTCGTCGCGCCACCGGACGCCGTCGCGGCCACCTCCATCGGCCGGCACATCGGGCTCCCCCGCAGGGTCGTGACGATCCTCGAGGGCGAGTCCCTGTTCAACGACGCGACCGCGCTGGTCTCGCTGCAGACCGCCCTCGGGGCAACACTGGTGGGGGTCGAGCTCTGGCGTGTCGGCCTGGACTTCGTGGTCGCCGCGGGCGGGGGCGTGCTGATCGGGGTGGTCGTCTTCCTCGTGGTCGGGGCGATGCGCAGGCGCCTGAGCGATCCGATGCTCGACGTCGCGATGTCCTTCGTGATCCCGTTCACGGCGTTCCTCGCTGCCGAGGAGGTCCACGCGTCGGGCGTCGTGGCCGTCGTGACCGCCGGCCTGCTGCTCGGCCACCGGGCGCCCGTCCTGCAGACCGCGCAGTCGCGGATCGCCGAGCGGATCAACTGGCGCACGATCGCGTTCCTGCTCGAGAACACCGTGTTCGCGCTGATCGGACTCCAGGCCCGGTGGCTGTTCGACGACCTGGGGGAGAGCACGCTCTCGCCGGCCCGGATCATCGCAGTCTCGGCCGCCACGCTGGTCGCGGTCATCGTGCTGCGGCTCGTGTGGGTCTTCCTCTCGCGCTCGCTGCTGGTCCGCCCGCGCGTGGACCCCGCGACCGGACAGGTTCCGCCGTGGTCGTTCACACTCCTGCTCGGCTGGTCCGGCATGCGCGGGGTGGTCACCCTGGCCGCGGCGTTCCTGATCCCGCCCGACACCCGGCACCGCGAGGTGCTGCTCGTCGTCGCGTTCGCCGTCGTGGCGGGCACCCTGCTCGTCCAGGGGCTCAGCCTGCCGTGGCTCACCCGCCGGCTGCACGTCCCCGCCCCGGACCCGCTCG encodes:
- the resB gene encoding cytochrome c biogenesis protein ResB, encoding MSTPTRTSLSTRPPEDDRRPGELTLRELLRWTWRQLTSMRTALVLLLLLALAAVPGSIIPQEGVDSLKTSNWRSDHPKLTPVYERLGLFSVYDSPWFSAIYLLLMVSLVGCIIPRAILYWRGMWAQPPAAPRNLTRLPDHATYQTAVAPDAVLERARATLRRRRYRLSPEAGDAVAAERGYLREAGNLLFHLAVVVVLVGFALGGLFGYKGGVILLVGDGYGFSNNLTQYDDFDPGSLFRDSDMEPFSFSIDDFSVEWLTSGPRAGMARGFESHLTYRESPDAPDRTYDLKVNHPLSIGNTDVFLIGHGYAPVLTIRDGDGEEVYSGPTIFLPTDQSFQSIGVVKAPDAEPTQIGLEGEFYPTVAFSKQTGSYFSLFGRPLDPLVSMLVYTGDLGMDDGQPQSVYSLDKSRTTMLTKANGAPYRIDLRPGEQVTLPDGLGTVSFDGLERWNKIQISQTPGKWIALIGVVLALLGLLGSLFIRPRRVWVRARRDGDGTLVEVAALDRSGGGDVAVVVAQLVTDLQQPDREDNS
- the ccsB gene encoding c-type cytochrome biogenesis protein CcsB yields the protein MTDVQWESLSNWAVAASGVVYFLALLVHLAEWASLRKVPVAAGAAVTSSVDIPGGIAVATGPGGEGDGQDEGKVRRTEFLGRLGYLLTVLAVAVQLVALVGRGMAADPDRVPWGNMYEFTLTGTFVVAALYVALYHKLRLAWMAPIVVAFVLSVLMVAVIWLYAPVAPLTEALSSYWLVIHVVSAIIATGAFTLGGITSALYLVKARAPERESGYVARLPRPEVLDRVSYRLHAFGFPVWTFAVLITGPIWAHQAWSSYWNWDPKEVWAFITWVVYAAYLHARTTAGWKGRNAAILALVGVATLWFNFIGINYFSTTSQHSYAGGAPALVEPAAPQSDALG
- a CDS encoding DUF4229 domain-containing protein — its product is MKEFWIYTALRFLLFVGSLGIVAGVWFLLADSVPILWAVVIAFVISGAGSYFLLNRPREALARRVQTRAERMTAKIEEMRAKEDVDDEA
- a CDS encoding 1,4-dihydroxy-2-naphthoate polyprenyltransferase, producing MATPDQWLAGARPRTLPAAVSPVLAGTGVAAYADGLVWWKALLALVVALALQVAVNYANDYSDGIRGTDADRVGPMRLVGSGAARPAAVKRAAFLAFGVAAGAGLVLAATTAWWLVAVGLVSVLAAWFYTGGSKPYGYLGLGEVMVFVFFGLVAVLGTAYVQTEAWEWAALYAAVGVGTLACAILVANNLRDIPTDAVAGKRTLAVVLGDRRTRSLFLLLVVLAAAAVVAVAATTTWWALAGLGFLVLAGPAARTVLGGAAGPGLIPVLQQTGLAELLWAVLVAAALVAGG
- a CDS encoding AMP-binding protein yields the protein MDRVDTVVEPVAGWLAADDPEPWVVETSGSTGAPKRVVLPRDAVLASVRASARRVGATGQWLLALPPAYVAGLQVVCRSLAAGHPPVLLEDHGSFAAAAAAMAPGERFVSLVPTQLHRLLETDAPALATFHTVLLGGGPIDPALRRRAADAGVHVIATYGSAETAGGCVYDGVALDGVAVALDADGRVRIAGPTLFAGYAGDPELTARVLVDGWFRTADAGRLDEDGRLQVLGRIDDMVVTGGVNVPAPAVAARLREHPDVEAAEVLGVPDEEWGNRVVAFVVGPVSLDVARDWVAAAHPRSWAPRQLVALDTIPLLGNGKPDRLALRHAAVEEWA
- a CDS encoding o-succinylbenzoate synthase, whose amino-acid sequence is MIVWSVPMRTRFRGITVREGVLLRGPADAERPGWGEWSPFLEYDAAVAEPWLRCAEEAAAGDWPAPLRDRVPVNVTVPAVGPQQAHAIVLAGGCRTAKVKVAEPGQTAADDQARLEAVRDALGADGRVRIDVNGLWDLDTAVASIPVLDRAAGGLEYVEQPCASVEDLAAVRRRVDVPIAADESIRRAADPYRVRDLEAADVAVLKVQPLGGVRACLRIAEDIGLPVVVSSALETSVGIAAGVALAAALPELPYACGLATVQLLTADVVTESLLPVGGELPVRAVQVDESLAPADPDRVAHWEARLAEVRALRQDRPS
- the menD gene encoding 2-succinyl-5-enolpyruvyl-6-hydroxy-3-cyclohexene-1-carboxylic-acid synthase, giving the protein MTAPEPAPESATATARRILAALVEAGVTEIVVAPGSRNAPLSFAAYDAAAAGLVRLHTRLDERTAGFLALGLTRSGRRAAVVCTSGTAVANLHPAVLEAAHAGVDLVVVSADRPARLRGTGANQTTDQVGIFGPLVPTQDASGPVELLTAGPVHLNVPLEEPLVPDDRWLPDVVPGEPAHRVIPASLTVLARGPRTVVVAGDDAGPRVRVLAEQAGWPLLAEPSSGSRTGDNAIRTYRLLLDGDLGARVERVVVGGHPTLSRPVSRLLARPDVEVVDLGAWGVWSERPFPVHSRILGGVGVDAPVDAADGTADDTDWLEEWRTADRAVSARLDALLAAEPGLTPHEVAGAVARALPAGGLLVVGASSPIRDLDLMVPRYDVGARRKVVANRGLAGIDGTISTAVGAALGRPRSTRALTLMGDVTFLHDAGALVIGPGEAVPDLTIVVVNDDGGSIFAMLEQGAAEYADQYDRLFGTPHRVDLASLCAATRTPHWRVDSLAELEHALASPAGGIEVVEAVVRRDNRRDLDERIRALRP
- a CDS encoding cation:proton antiporter domain-containing protein yields the protein MADVDTALFLVALAVAVLAGVVVAGRIGVPAPLLLVVAGVAASFLPFLPEVHLEPDVVLFGLLPPLLYSAAITSSLVDFNANRRPILLLSVGLVVFTTLGVGVLVHELVPGLSWPVAFALGAVVAPPDAVAATSIGRHIGLPRRVVTILEGESLFNDATALVSLQTALGATLVGVELWRVGLDFVVAAGGGVLIGVVVFLVVGAMRRRLSDPMLDVAMSFVIPFTAFLAAEEVHASGVVAVVTAGLLLGHRAPVLQTAQSRIAERINWRTIAFLLENTVFALIGLQARWLFDDLGESTLSPARIIAVSAATLVAVIVLRLVWVFLSRSLLVRPRVDPATGQVPPWSFTLLLGWSGMRGVVTLAAAFLIPPDTRHREVLLVVAFAVVAGTLLVQGLSLPWLTRRLHVPAPDPLDDALARATLLQQASKAAVEELERQEYDDQAGVGDLIRQRLDQRNFAAWERLGTTADQESPAAVYYRIRMAMIAAERRRILEIRRSGTVASEVIAEVLSMLDVEESMLDNAHQERDEAEDYARRRWTLGETCDDLGRYPVVDAEPATYCQACLDEGTRWVALRRCLECGNLACCDSSPRQHATAHFRETQHPVMQSAEPGEDWRWCYLHHLTA